In Spartobacteria bacterium, one DNA window encodes the following:
- a CDS encoding nucleoside deaminase codes for MMDAIYMRMALREAQIAAEEQEVPVGAVIIHETDGLIGKAHNQVEMLKDPTAHAEVLAITQAAAALQDWRLTHCTLYVTKEPCPMCAGAIVLARIPRVVWGLDDPKRGGAISVFNILQHEQLNHRAEVVSGVLEAECRAVIQDFFQQKRRLAKHDESL; via the coding sequence ATGATGGATGCCATTTATATGCGCATGGCCCTGCGGGAAGCGCAGATTGCTGCGGAAGAACAGGAAGTTCCCGTTGGTGCCGTGATCATTCACGAAACCGACGGATTAATCGGTAAAGCGCACAATCAGGTGGAGATGTTGAAGGATCCCACGGCGCATGCCGAGGTGCTGGCTATAACACAGGCGGCCGCCGCGCTGCAGGACTGGCGGTTGACGCATTGCACACTCTACGTCACAAAAGAACCATGCCCCATGTGTGCGGGAGCCATTGTGCTGGCACGTATTCCAAGGGTTGTCTGGGGGTTGGATGATCCGAAACGAGGCGGTGCCATCTCGGTGTTTAATATTCTGCAGCATGAACAGCTCAATCATCGCGCTGAAGTGGTTTCGGGCGTGCTGGAAGCGGAGTGCCGTGCCGTAATACAGGATTTCTTTCAGCAAAAAAGACGGCTTGCTAAACATGACGAATCACTCTGA
- a CDS encoding class I SAM-dependent methyltransferase, which translates to MTNHSETAQRLNDVYRSQYAEAGCYSKSSQSWDERAKKGLLSGMQDGGYIQRFIPMLDLSDVKTVLDLGCGPGGIALALARLGLTVHAVDFSTEMLHALRLAADQAALNISLCCADWQDKRIELPVSDLVVASRCMDVPDLIPAVERLSSLARKRVVITFRSGVHMLDDSLLQQLGRHIPPAPSAALVKRLIRSMGYDVHMTLLEESEKSAHYASPSEWISRLEWSLGALTADEQTRALALYQRFPINEQGHAVYRHPKSWYVLTWQV; encoded by the coding sequence ATGACGAATCACTCTGAGACCGCACAGCGTCTTAATGATGTCTATCGTTCGCAATATGCGGAGGCCGGATGTTACTCTAAATCCTCACAGTCATGGGATGAACGGGCGAAAAAAGGATTGTTGAGCGGCATGCAGGATGGCGGATATATCCAGCGATTCATTCCTATGCTGGATTTGTCCGATGTGAAGACCGTTCTGGATCTGGGCTGCGGGCCGGGCGGTATTGCCTTGGCATTGGCCCGGCTGGGATTGACGGTGCACGCTGTTGATTTTTCCACAGAAATGCTCCACGCGCTCCGGCTGGCCGCCGATCAAGCCGCCTTGAACATCTCTCTTTGTTGCGCAGACTGGCAAGACAAACGCATTGAACTGCCTGTATCGGATCTGGTTGTTGCATCACGCTGTATGGACGTGCCGGACTTGATTCCCGCCGTAGAACGACTTTCGTCCCTTGCCCGCAAACGCGTTGTCATCACGTTCCGCTCCGGAGTCCACATGCTGGATGATTCCCTGCTTCAGCAACTGGGACGTCATATCCCGCCCGCGCCGTCTGCCGCGCTGGTAAAACGGCTGATCCGGTCTATGGGGTATGATGTGCACATGACTTTGCTGGAAGAATCAGAAAAATCGGCACACTATGCCTCGCCATCCGAATGGATCAGTCGATTGGAATGGAGCCTGGGGGCATTAACCGCAGACGAACAAACGCGCGCCCTGGCATTATATCAGCGATTTCCCATCAATGAGCAGGGCCATGCCGTGTACCGTCATCCCAAATCATGGTATGTGCTGACATGGCAGGTTTGA